Proteins encoded together in one Thermodesulfobacteriota bacterium window:
- a CDS encoding dihydroorotate dehydrogenase electron transfer subunit — protein MAVTPANACQETGQVRKLEDLGPHILRLTVDAPAIAAAAKPGQFVMARLGTGQDPLLRRPFSVHQTTAQGTLQLLFRVVGRVTRQMAALRPGDELALLGPLGRGFRTEAAGGILVAGGMGVAPLLFLAKTLAQALQGPPPILLFGARTAAELVATADFRGLGITVQETTDDGSRGRSGLVTGLLAETPTPGPVYACGPWPMLRAVAGLCARASRPCQVSLETGMACGTGVCLGCAVPRAGGRGFLHVCSDGPVVLAEDVGW, from the coding sequence ATGGCTGTCACCCCAGCCAACGCCTGTCAGGAGACCGGCCAGGTCCGCAAGCTCGAAGACCTGGGCCCGCACATCCTGCGCCTGACCGTGGACGCGCCAGCCATTGCCGCTGCTGCCAAGCCCGGCCAGTTTGTGATGGCCCGCCTGGGCACCGGACAAGACCCCCTCCTGCGCCGCCCCTTCTCGGTCCACCAGACCACAGCCCAGGGCACGCTGCAGCTTCTCTTCCGGGTCGTGGGCCGGGTGACCCGGCAGATGGCCGCACTGCGGCCGGGCGACGAGCTGGCCCTCCTGGGGCCGCTGGGCCGAGGCTTCCGCACCGAGGCCGCAGGCGGCATCCTGGTTGCCGGCGGCATGGGGGTGGCGCCCCTGCTCTTTCTGGCCAAGACCCTGGCGCAGGCCCTGCAGGGCCCGCCGCCCATTCTGCTCTTCGGGGCCCGCACCGCGGCCGAGCTGGTCGCCACCGCCGACTTCCGCGGGCTCGGCATCACCGTCCAGGAGACCACCGACGACGGCAGCCGCGGTCGCTCCGGGCTGGTCACCGGCCTCCTGGCCGAGACGCCCACCCCGGGCCCGGTCTACGCCTGCGGCCCCTGGCCCATGCTGCGGGCGGTGGCCGGCCTGTGCGCCCGGGCCAGCCGGCCCTGCCAGGTCTCCCTGGAGACCGGCATGGCCTGCGGCACCGGGGTCTGCCTCGGCTGCGCCGTGCCCAGGGCTGGCGGCCGCGGCTTTCTCCACGTCTGCAGCGACGGGCCGGTGGTGCTGGCCGAGGACGTGGGATGGTAG
- a CDS encoding M20/M25/M40 family metallo-hydrolase has protein sequence MGDWSSALQPERLASLFIELCRIPSPSRQEGPVAQVLRPLFAALGASIREDDSATATGSQTGNLVLSLPGTLPRPPVFFNAHMDTVGPTEGLAVVREGDRFRSAGNTVLGGDDKSGLAILAEVCRTLYDQRIPHRPFQLVFTTCEEIGLLGAKHLDFSLVSARMGYALDSSGVDQVVVGAPAANRLRFLVKGLAAHAGLCPEKGISAIQLAAQAIAGLRLGRLDDESTANIGRIAGGTATNIVPPEVVVEGEVRSHDLAKLEAFTRAMREAFSTAVAGWRDRSGQVAARPGLEIDEELEYPRLGAAADEPVVQEVTAAAARLGRQLSLIRAGGGSDANIFAGQGLATVILGTGMSKVHSTQEEILLPDMLRTAELVLAILTE, from the coding sequence ATGGGCGATTGGTCCTCTGCCTTGCAGCCGGAGCGGCTGGCTTCCCTGTTCATCGAGCTGTGTCGTATCCCGAGCCCCTCCCGCCAGGAGGGCCCCGTGGCCCAGGTCCTGCGCCCGCTTTTTGCCGCCCTGGGCGCCAGCATCCGAGAGGACGACTCGGCGACCGCCACCGGCTCCCAGACCGGCAACCTGGTGCTCTCCCTGCCGGGCACCCTGCCCCGGCCGCCGGTCTTCTTCAATGCCCACATGGATACGGTAGGCCCCACGGAGGGCCTTGCGGTGGTCCGGGAGGGCGACCGCTTCCGCTCGGCCGGCAATACCGTGCTGGGGGGGGACGACAAGTCCGGCCTCGCCATCCTGGCGGAGGTCTGCCGCACCCTGTATGACCAGCGGATTCCGCACCGCCCCTTCCAGCTCGTTTTCACCACCTGCGAGGAGATTGGCCTTCTGGGCGCCAAGCATCTGGACTTCTCACTGGTCAGCGCCCGGATGGGCTACGCCTTGGACTCCTCGGGCGTCGATCAGGTGGTGGTGGGGGCGCCGGCGGCCAACCGGCTGCGCTTCCTGGTCAAGGGCCTGGCGGCCCACGCCGGCCTCTGCCCGGAGAAGGGGATCAGCGCCATCCAGCTGGCGGCGCAGGCCATCGCCGGCCTGCGCCTCGGCCGCCTGGACGACGAGAGCACCGCCAACATCGGCCGCATCGCCGGCGGCACAGCCACCAATATCGTGCCCCCCGAGGTGGTGGTGGAGGGCGAGGTGCGCAGCCATGACCTGGCCAAGCTGGAGGCCTTCACCCGGGCCATGCGCGAGGCCTTCTCCACCGCCGTGGCGGGCTGGCGGGATCGATCCGGACAGGTAGCCGCCCGGCCCGGCCTGGAGATCGACGAGGAGTTGGAGTATCCGCGCCTGGGGGCCGCGGCTGACGAGCCGGTGGTCCAGGAGGTGACAGCTGCCGCGGCCCGCTTGGGTCGCCAGCTGTCCCTGATCAGGGCCGGTGGCGGCAGCGACGCCAACATCTTTGCCGGCCAGGGCCTGGCCACGGTCATCCTCGGCACCGGCATGAGCAAGGTCCACTCCACCCAGGAGGAGATCCTGCTGCCGGACATGCTGCGCACGGCCGAGCTGGTGCTCGCCATCCTAACCGAGTGA
- a CDS encoding ParA family protein, translated as MAKIVALANQKGGVGKTTTTINLGASLAELGRRVLVVDADPQGNASSGLGVGGAAAAAGHPTLYQCLLAGADPRAAILPVADLDRLAVLPSSIDLVGAEVELVQAPRRERFLATTLEPLLADYDFILIDCPPSLGLLTINALTAAHSVLIPLQCEYFALEGLGQLVRTIRLVKNSYNSRLHIEGLLLTMYDRRNRLTFQVAKEVKTHFKDQVYRAVIPRNVRLSESPSHGKPAILYARSSPGAQSYLALGKELLNPQNRRQGAAP; from the coding sequence GTGGCCAAGATCGTTGCGCTGGCAAACCAGAAGGGCGGGGTCGGCAAGACCACCACCACCATCAATCTGGGCGCGTCCCTGGCCGAGCTGGGCCGCCGGGTGCTGGTGGTGGACGCCGACCCCCAGGGCAATGCCTCCAGCGGCCTGGGGGTGGGGGGCGCTGCGGCGGCTGCCGGCCACCCTACCCTCTACCAGTGCCTGCTGGCCGGTGCCGACCCGCGGGCCGCCATCCTACCGGTCGCGGACCTGGACCGGCTGGCGGTGCTGCCCAGCTCCATCGACCTGGTGGGCGCGGAGGTGGAGCTGGTGCAAGCCCCCCGCCGGGAGCGCTTCCTGGCCACCACCCTGGAGCCGCTCCTCGCTGACTACGACTTCATTCTCATCGACTGCCCGCCGTCCCTGGGCCTTCTGACCATCAACGCCCTCACCGCTGCCCACTCGGTGCTGATCCCCCTGCAGTGCGAATACTTCGCCCTGGAGGGCCTGGGCCAGCTGGTGCGCACCATCCGCCTGGTGAAGAACAGCTACAACAGCCGCCTGCACATCGAGGGTCTGCTCCTCACCATGTACGACCGCCGCAACCGCCTCACCTTCCAGGTGGCCAAGGAGGTGAAGACCCACTTCAAGGACCAGGTCTACCGAGCGGTGATCCCCCGGAACGTCCGCCTCAGCGAAAGCCCCAGCCACGGCAAGCCGGCCATCCTGTACGCCCGCTCCTCACCAGGCGCCCAGAGCTACCTGGCCCTGGGCAAAGAGCTTCTCAACCCGCAGAACCGCCGCCAGGGAGCCGCCCCATGA
- a CDS encoding ParB/RepB/Spo0J family partition protein, translating to MTTTPRTGLGKGLSALLPSRDDEHGHRYFLCPVGSIRPNPRQPRKLIKPDELEELAASIREKGIIQPLVVRRLDEDGYELIAGERRWRASQLAGLEEVPVVVKDVSPDEALELALIENIQRQDLNPLEEAEAYARLVEELRITQEEVARRVGKERSTVANYLRILALPDWAKEDLVNDRLSMGHAKVLLAVDEDEPRRALRDEILAKALSVRQTEARARRLRQQSSRRPRRRPAAEAAAIPESYAQVLQNDLQRHLGTRVRIVQAGSRGRLEIDYFSADDLERLLDLIVPADRR from the coding sequence ATGACCACCACCCCGCGCACCGGGCTGGGCAAGGGCCTGTCCGCCCTGCTGCCCTCCCGGGACGACGAGCACGGCCACCGCTACTTCCTCTGCCCCGTGGGCTCCATCCGCCCCAACCCCCGCCAGCCCCGCAAGCTGATCAAGCCCGACGAGCTGGAGGAGCTGGCGGCCTCCATCCGGGAGAAGGGCATCATCCAGCCTCTGGTGGTGCGGCGGCTGGACGAGGACGGCTATGAGCTCATCGCCGGCGAGCGACGCTGGCGCGCCTCCCAGCTGGCCGGGCTGGAGGAGGTGCCTGTGGTGGTCAAGGACGTCTCGCCGGATGAAGCCCTGGAGCTGGCCCTGATTGAAAACATCCAGCGCCAGGACCTCAACCCCCTGGAAGAGGCCGAGGCGTACGCCCGGTTGGTGGAGGAGCTGCGCATCACCCAGGAGGAGGTGGCCCGGCGGGTGGGCAAGGAGCGCTCCACGGTGGCCAATTACCTGCGTATCCTGGCCTTGCCGGACTGGGCCAAGGAGGATCTGGTCAACGACCGGCTGAGCATGGGCCACGCCAAGGTGCTCCTGGCTGTGGACGAGGACGAGCCCCGCCGGGCGCTGCGGGACGAGATCCTGGCCAAGGCCCTGTCGGTGCGCCAGACCGAGGCCCGCGCCCGGCGCCTCCGCCAGCAGAGCAGCCGGCGGCCCCGCCGCCGGCCCGCAGCCGAGGCCGCCGCCATCCCGGAATCCTACGCCCAGGTCCTGCAGAACGATCTGCAGCGCCATCTCGGCACCCGGGTCCGCATTGTCCAGGCCGGGTCCCGGGGCCGCCTGGAGATCGACTACTTCTCGGCCGACGATCTCGAACGACTCCTGGACCTCATTGTGCCGGCGGACCGCCGGTGA